Proteins co-encoded in one Candidatus Limnocylindrales bacterium genomic window:
- a CDS encoding Zn-dependent alcohol dehydrogenase, translating to MKAALFVANNEPLSVEDVTLDAPAQPGEVHVQWKASGVCHSDLSIWEGKLPIPPGCILGHEGAGVVVSAVESKTGLKPGDHVIGSFVPTCGECFFCKNGQPFVCQQGQMIGMSRMPFVRSDGQRFFGAVGGLATFAEESVVHEAALVKIPNDFPLQQACLVGCGVTTGVGAALNAAKVTQGSTVAVIGCGGVGTSVIQGARIAGASTIIAIDLNEAKRASATRFGATHSVDPAVNDPIAFVQELTGARGADFVFEVVGHPKLQRQAYDMTRPGGVCCLVGVPNLTDEVSFPAAMIALQNKSIVGTIYGSADVRTDFVRFVNFAKNGDLDLSSMVSRTIRLSDINDAFKEMNSGDAIRSVILYD from the coding sequence ATGAAAGCAGCCCTCTTCGTCGCCAACAACGAGCCTTTGAGCGTGGAAGACGTGACCCTGGACGCGCCGGCGCAGCCCGGCGAGGTTCATGTCCAGTGGAAGGCGAGCGGCGTATGCCACTCCGACCTTTCGATCTGGGAGGGCAAGCTTCCCATCCCGCCCGGCTGCATCCTCGGACACGAGGGCGCCGGCGTCGTCGTCTCCGCCGTCGAGAGCAAGACCGGCCTCAAGCCCGGCGACCACGTCATCGGCAGCTTCGTACCGACGTGCGGCGAGTGCTTCTTCTGCAAGAACGGCCAACCGTTCGTCTGTCAGCAGGGACAGATGATCGGCATGAGCCGCATGCCGTTCGTTCGCAGTGACGGCCAGCGTTTCTTCGGCGCGGTGGGGGGGCTGGCCACGTTCGCCGAAGAATCGGTGGTTCACGAGGCCGCGCTGGTCAAGATTCCCAACGACTTTCCTCTGCAGCAGGCCTGCCTCGTCGGATGCGGCGTGACCACGGGCGTCGGCGCGGCTTTGAACGCTGCCAAGGTCACGCAGGGATCGACCGTGGCCGTCATCGGATGCGGCGGCGTCGGCACCTCGGTCATCCAGGGCGCTCGCATCGCCGGCGCATCGACGATCATCGCCATCGATCTCAACGAGGCCAAGCGTGCCTCGGCCACGCGCTTCGGCGCCACGCACTCGGTCGACCCTGCCGTCAACGATCCAATCGCCTTCGTGCAGGAGCTGACCGGCGCGCGCGGCGCCGACTTCGTCTTCGAAGTGGTGGGCCATCCCAAGCTCCAGCGGCAGGCGTACGACATGACGCGCCCCGGCGGCGTCTGCTGCCTGGTCGGCGTGCCCAACCTGACCGACGAGGTCAGCTTCCCTGCCGCCATGATCGCGCTGCAGAACAAGAGCATCGTCGGCACCATCTACGGCAGCGCCGACGTGCGCACCGATTTCGTACGCTTCGTCAACTTCGCCAAGAACGGCGACCTGGACCTCTCGAGCATGGTGTCGCGCACGATCAGGCTGAGCGACATCAACGATGCGTTCAAGGAGATGAATTCGGGGGATGCGATCCGGTCGGTCATCCTCTACGACTAG
- a CDS encoding glycosyltransferase family 2 protein, producing the protein MDVEEVLASLSIAVVVPAYQAERSIEEVLTSIPAYVRSVVVVLDCCSDRTAEIVDRVAARDRRIVRVDHERNCGVGAAMRTGYRRALADGAEIVAKIDSDGQMDPEQLWRLLLPIALGRADYAKGNRFHHPREMRSMPLVRLIGNAALSFLSKLSTGYWNLLDPTNGYTAISREALQSIDLARLDDRFFFESSMLCELALARAVCVDVPIPARYGSEASHLSVTQSLFEFAAKHARNLLRRIWLRYLILDFSAASLLLVLGVPLALFGVIFGLRSWAHSSFYGVPATAGTVMLAAFTTAAGLFGLVQALIYDIMSVPQVPLTAPRTGLQVPNTLAQAPAPPVRSVSRSM; encoded by the coding sequence ATGGACGTCGAAGAGGTCCTGGCTTCGTTGTCGATCGCGGTCGTCGTGCCGGCGTATCAGGCGGAGCGGTCGATCGAGGAGGTTCTCACTTCGATTCCTGCATACGTCCGGTCGGTCGTGGTCGTGCTGGATTGCTGCTCGGATCGTACCGCCGAGATCGTCGATCGGGTGGCGGCGCGGGATCGGCGCATCGTTCGGGTCGATCATGAGCGAAACTGCGGCGTGGGGGCGGCGATGCGCACGGGCTACCGGCGCGCGCTGGCCGACGGCGCCGAGATCGTGGCCAAGATCGACAGCGACGGGCAGATGGATCCCGAGCAGCTTTGGCGGCTGCTGCTGCCGATCGCGCTGGGGCGCGCCGATTACGCCAAGGGCAACCGCTTCCATCATCCGCGCGAGATGCGCTCGATGCCGCTGGTGCGGCTGATCGGAAACGCGGCGCTGTCCTTCCTGTCCAAGCTCTCGACCGGCTACTGGAACCTTCTCGATCCCACCAACGGCTATACCGCAATCTCTCGCGAGGCGTTGCAGTCGATCGACCTGGCCAGGCTCGATGACCGCTTCTTCTTCGAGTCGAGCATGCTGTGCGAGCTGGCGCTGGCGCGCGCGGTCTGCGTCGACGTGCCGATCCCGGCCCGATACGGCAGCGAGGCCAGCCACCTGTCGGTGACGCAGAGCCTCTTCGAGTTCGCTGCCAAGCACGCGCGCAACCTGCTGCGCCGCATCTGGCTGCGTTACCTGATCCTGGACTTCTCGGCGGCCTCGCTGCTGCTCGTTCTGGGCGTGCCGCTGGCGCTGTTCGGCGTGATCTTCGGCCTGCGCAGCTGGGCGCATTCGAGCTTCTACGGCGTGCCCGCCACCGCCGGCACGGTCATGCTCGCGGCCTTCACCACCGCGGCGGGCTTGTTCGGACTGGTCCAGGCCCTGATCTACGACATCATGTCGGTGCCGCAGGTGCCGTTGACGGCGCCGCGAACCGGCCTGCAGGTGCCGAACACACTCGCACAGGCACCGGCTCCTCCGGTACGATCCGTCTCGCGCTCCATGTAA
- a CDS encoding glycosyltransferase family 39 protein, with amino-acid sequence MSAEAVRTIAASPRCLAAVTVLVLAWALWDRVWALGRWPGINGDEAWYAVQLLRMEQGAAIPRTPTGNLPGPLHLALLWSALAVLPRELWVLRVPSVVTSVAAMAVTYVALRRHFGNETARVGLLLQACLPVGIVYARLGWDTSHGPLLGALMAWAALERRWLLLPPLVAFALWNHPTNVFVVPFLAGIILATADASASLAQAARRVVPPMIALAAALPVLVLTSSAASVVTPSQWVERALSWQHWARFAAALGDFLAGAAPFAYTAGPPLARPGTIAGWLVLAMATAIAVAGGRAAIRSSRAFSGMLAGLIGTLAGFAIVAGTRALEPHSERYAMVLVTPVVLCAAVLLGRLSTRPLASRTGLVLSLAIGIIALGHTHVGYFRELALTGSTSHRTFWTGDIEPKAAAWQSIRDEIERRSTRTPVRVIAEDWWTLQPLLYLAHGTPGVTVRRLHGGERLRPGETAFLVGFPGGPAGKLRRALAADTQQVRWSIPGTARAEVLEVVQVEKRERRSR; translated from the coding sequence GTGAGCGCAGAGGCGGTGCGCACCATCGCCGCTTCGCCTCGCTGCCTCGCTGCTGTCACGGTCCTGGTGCTGGCCTGGGCGCTGTGGGACCGCGTGTGGGCGCTCGGGCGCTGGCCCGGCATCAACGGCGACGAGGCGTGGTACGCGGTTCAGCTCTTGCGCATGGAGCAAGGCGCGGCGATTCCGCGCACTCCCACCGGCAACCTGCCGGGGCCCCTGCATCTGGCGTTGCTGTGGAGCGCGCTTGCGGTGCTGCCGCGCGAGCTGTGGGTGCTGCGCGTGCCATCGGTGGTGACGAGCGTGGCGGCGATGGCGGTGACGTACGTGGCGCTGCGGCGTCACTTCGGCAACGAGACGGCGCGCGTCGGCCTGCTGCTGCAGGCGTGCCTTCCCGTGGGCATCGTCTATGCACGCCTTGGCTGGGACACCAGCCACGGGCCGCTTCTCGGCGCGCTCATGGCGTGGGCAGCGCTCGAACGGCGCTGGCTGCTTCTGCCGCCACTCGTTGCCTTCGCGCTGTGGAATCACCCGACGAACGTCTTTGTCGTGCCGTTTCTCGCTGGGATCATCCTGGCAACGGCGGATGCGTCCGCATCGCTGGCGCAGGCGGCACGTCGCGTCGTGCCGCCGATGATCGCATTGGCGGCAGCACTGCCCGTGCTCGTGCTGACTTCCTCGGCGGCGTCGGTCGTGACGCCGTCGCAATGGGTCGAGCGCGCGCTCTCCTGGCAGCACTGGGCGCGCTTTGCCGCTGCACTCGGCGATTTCCTCGCCGGCGCCGCGCCTTTCGCGTACACGGCGGGTCCGCCGCTGGCGCGGCCCGGCACGATTGCCGGCTGGCTCGTGCTCGCGATGGCCACCGCCATCGCAGTCGCCGGCGGGCGTGCGGCCATACGCTCGTCGCGCGCGTTTTCCGGAATGCTTGCCGGGCTCATCGGCACCCTGGCGGGCTTCGCGATCGTTGCCGGAACGCGCGCGTTGGAGCCGCACTCGGAGCGCTACGCCATGGTGCTGGTCACGCCGGTGGTCCTATGCGCTGCCGTGCTGCTGGGCCGCCTTTCCACGCGCCCGCTCGCATCTCGGACGGGACTGGTCCTATCGCTGGCAATCGGCATCATCGCCCTCGGTCATACGCACGTGGGCTACTTCCGTGAACTGGCGCTTACCGGGTCGACGTCTCACCGCACGTTCTGGACCGGCGACATCGAGCCCAAGGCAGCCGCGTGGCAGAGCATACGCGACGAAATTGAACGGCGGTCCACCCGCACGCCGGTGCGCGTGATCGCCGAGGACTGGTGGACGCTGCAGCCGCTTCTGTATCTTGCGCACGGCACGCCGGGCGTGACGGTGCGGCGCCTGCACGGCGGCGAGCGGCTGCGCCCGGGCGAGACGGCCTTTCTGGTGGGCTTTCCCGGCGGTCCGGCGGGGAAGCTGCGGCGGGCGCTGGCAGCGGACACGCAGCAGGTCCGATGGTCGATTCCCGGCACGGCACGGGCTGAAGTGCTCGAGGTCGTGCAGGTGGAGAAACGCGAGCGGCGTTCGCGCTGA
- a CDS encoding DUF1003 domain-containing protein, with the protein MNGAYAAPTRARRGPTEGGILERNIQALLRRREQEEQNKRPGDRIADTITAFTGSMVFVYLHVLIFGAWIVINLGWLPIEPFDATFVVLAMIASVEAIFLSTFVLISQNRMAAMADKRANLDLQVSLLAEHEITRLVTLVTEIARKMDIEASRDPELSELAQDVAPEKVLDKMEESERLQKADA; encoded by the coding sequence GTGAATGGTGCCTACGCAGCGCCGACGAGAGCCCGCCGGGGCCCCACCGAAGGCGGCATCCTCGAACGCAATATCCAGGCGCTTCTTCGCCGGCGTGAGCAGGAGGAGCAAAACAAGCGCCCGGGCGACCGCATCGCCGACACCATCACGGCCTTCACCGGCAGCATGGTGTTCGTCTACCTGCACGTGCTGATCTTCGGCGCGTGGATCGTCATCAACCTTGGCTGGCTGCCGATCGAGCCGTTCGATGCCACCTTCGTCGTGCTGGCCATGATCGCATCGGTCGAGGCGATCTTCCTTTCGACGTTCGTGTTGATCAGCCAGAACCGCATGGCCGCCATGGCCGACAAGCGCGCCAATCTCGATCTTCAGGTCAGCCTGCTGGCCGAGCACGAGATCACGCGCCTGGTCACGCTGGTCACCGAGATCGCCCGCAAGATGGACATCGAAGCGTCGCGTGATCCCGAGCTTTCGGAGCTCGCGCAGGACGTCGCGCCCGAGAAGGTCCTGGACAAGATGGAGGAGAGCGAGCGCCTTCAAAAGGCGGACGCATAG
- a CDS encoding glycosyltransferase family 2 protein, with translation MASATATLLDESAADPSSLITCIVVHYGDPAATRRCLDSLSELPAVVLVDQPPTRFGAHPVVTRRIQTDSNIGFAAACNRAVSTVTTPFVLLLNNDAVLDDGAAARLFAVAGSMPPDAGGACLKLLGLDGRTIQSVGGLLFTRDGIGFPRGFGEADRGQYDALAEEEVGVPSGACALYRTDAWRAAGGMREEFFCYCEDGDLGLRMIALGYRFVSAPQVVVRHELSSSSGAHSMFKAFHVERNHILTMVHSAPLATLACLPLWTIVRLGRLGLDAARGRGAGAGLASEAPPRELVRTVLRAWSDSARLLGAAWKLRRDLRRADRRAAERVRRFLRTRRASFADFARSRGE, from the coding sequence ATGGCCTCTGCAACGGCTACTTTGCTGGATGAGTCCGCCGCCGATCCTTCCTCGCTCATAACCTGCATCGTCGTCCATTACGGCGATCCCGCCGCAACGAGGCGATGCCTGGACAGCCTCTCGGAGCTGCCGGCCGTGGTCCTGGTCGACCAGCCGCCGACGCGCTTCGGCGCGCATCCGGTCGTCACGCGCCGCATCCAGACCGATTCCAACATAGGCTTTGCCGCCGCATGCAACCGCGCGGTGTCGACGGTGACGACGCCGTTCGTGCTGCTGCTCAACAACGATGCCGTCCTGGACGATGGCGCCGCGGCCAGGCTGTTCGCGGTAGCCGGATCGATGCCGCCCGATGCCGGCGGCGCGTGCCTGAAGCTGCTCGGGCTGGACGGCCGCACCATCCAGAGCGTCGGGGGGCTGCTGTTCACGCGCGACGGCATCGGCTTTCCGCGCGGCTTCGGCGAGGCCGACCGCGGGCAGTACGACGCGCTGGCCGAAGAGGAAGTAGGCGTGCCTTCCGGCGCATGCGCCCTGTACCGCACGGATGCGTGGCGGGCAGCGGGCGGCATGCGCGAGGAGTTCTTCTGCTACTGCGAGGACGGCGATCTCGGCCTGCGCATGATCGCGCTCGGCTACCGCTTCGTGTCGGCGCCGCAGGTCGTGGTGCGCCACGAGCTCTCCTCGAGCAGCGGCGCCCATTCGATGTTCAAGGCCTTCCACGTCGAGCGCAATCACATCCTGACGATGGTCCATTCCGCTCCGCTGGCCACTCTGGCGTGCCTGCCGTTGTGGACGATCGTGCGCCTGGGGCGCCTGGGACTCGATGCTGCGCGCGGACGCGGCGCCGGCGCCGGCCTGGCCAGCGAGGCGCCGCCGCGCGAGCTGGTGCGAACGGTGCTGCGGGCATGGAGCGATAGCGCACGCCTGCTCGGCGCAGCGTGGAAGCTTCGCCGCGATCTGCGGCGAGCGGACCGGCGAGCGGCCGAGCGCGTGCGAAGATTCCTTCGCACGCGGCGCGCCTCGTTCGCGGACTTCGCGCGCTCGCGAGGCGAGTGA
- the gatB gene encoding Asp-tRNA(Asn)/Glu-tRNA(Gln) amidotransferase subunit GatB: MSPRSYYEDGGFEAVLGLEVHCQLATASKLFCGCSAAFGGSPNEHTCPVCLGMPGVLPVLNRRAVEYAIAAALATDSTINRTSRWARKNYFYPDLPKAYQITQYEQPYCEHGRVTFEIDGQQKTVRLTRIHMEEDAGKNVHDAHAAWSLVDLNRAGVPLLEIVSEPDIRSGAEAAAYMRKMRSIVRYLGISDGNMNEGSMRCDANVSLRRRGEEKLGTRTEIKNLNSFRSIERAVAYEIERQAEILLGGGTIVQETRLWDADRGVTRSMRSKEEAHDYRYFPEPDLLPLVIEEELIAQVRCQMPELPDSRRARFVSEYGLPDYDAAVLTASKELADWFEAAVALHRSPKALSNWIMSDVIRIAAEAAGDAEADYTSLPITPAQLAELVSLIDDGTISGKIAKVVFQKMVGTTDAPRAIVEREGLVQVTDEGAIAGIIDRIIAANPDKVAEYRGGKDKLFGFFVGQVMKESGGKANPATVNRILKERLGG; this comes from the coding sequence ATGAGCCCCCGCTCCTACTACGAGGACGGCGGCTTCGAGGCTGTGCTCGGGCTGGAGGTGCATTGCCAACTCGCCACCGCCAGCAAGCTGTTCTGCGGGTGCTCGGCCGCGTTCGGCGGCTCGCCCAACGAGCACACCTGCCCGGTGTGCCTCGGCATGCCGGGCGTGCTTCCGGTGCTGAACCGGCGCGCGGTCGAGTACGCGATCGCCGCCGCGCTGGCCACGGACAGCACCATCAACCGTACCAGCCGCTGGGCGCGCAAGAACTACTTCTATCCCGACCTGCCCAAGGCCTATCAGATCACGCAGTACGAGCAGCCGTATTGCGAGCACGGCAGGGTCACGTTCGAGATCGACGGCCAGCAAAAGACCGTGCGCCTGACGCGCATCCACATGGAGGAGGATGCCGGCAAGAACGTGCACGACGCGCACGCGGCGTGGTCGCTGGTGGACCTGAACCGGGCCGGCGTGCCGCTGCTCGAGATCGTCAGCGAGCCCGACATCCGCAGCGGTGCCGAAGCGGCGGCCTACATGCGCAAGATGCGCTCGATCGTGCGCTACCTCGGAATCAGCGACGGCAACATGAACGAGGGCAGCATGCGCTGCGACGCCAATGTCTCGCTCAGGAGGCGCGGCGAGGAGAAGCTGGGCACGCGCACCGAGATCAAGAACCTCAACAGCTTCCGCTCCATCGAGCGGGCCGTCGCCTACGAGATCGAGCGGCAGGCCGAGATTCTCCTCGGCGGCGGCACCATCGTGCAGGAGACGCGGCTGTGGGACGCCGACCGCGGCGTCACGCGTTCCATGCGCAGCAAGGAAGAGGCGCACGACTACCGCTATTTCCCCGAGCCCGACCTGCTGCCGCTGGTGATCGAGGAAGAGCTGATCGCGCAGGTGCGATGCCAGATGCCCGAATTGCCGGATTCGAGGCGTGCCCGCTTCGTCTCCGAATACGGCCTTCCCGACTACGACGCGGCGGTGCTGACGGCGAGCAAGGAGCTGGCGGACTGGTTCGAAGCGGCGGTGGCCTTGCATCGCAGCCCCAAGGCGCTGTCGAACTGGATCATGAGCGACGTGATCCGCATCGCCGCAGAAGCGGCCGGCGATGCCGAAGCCGACTATACCAGCCTTCCCATCACGCCGGCACAGCTGGCCGAGCTGGTGTCGCTGATCGACGACGGCACCATCAGCGGCAAGATCGCCAAGGTCGTGTTCCAGAAGATGGTCGGCACGACCGATGCCCCGCGCGCGATCGTCGAGCGTGAAGGGCTGGTGCAGGTCACCGACGAGGGCGCGATCGCCGGCATCATCGACAGGATCATTGCCGCCAATCCCGACAAAGTCGCGGAGTACCGCGGCGGCAAGGACAAGCTGTTCGGCTTCTTCGTGGGCCAGGTGATGAAGGAGAGCGGCGGCAAAGCCAATCCCGCAACCGTCAACCGCATCCTCAAGGAGCGCCTCGGCGGCTGA
- the gatA gene encoding Asp-tRNA(Asn)/Glu-tRNA(Gln) amidotransferase subunit GatA: MSSGGPLNELPIEEASRLLRERQISSRELTVACLARIEATDGAIGSFLEVTAEHALAQADAADARLRTGNDVTALTGIPIGLKDIFLTRGIRTTCASRILEPFVPTFDSTVVARLARAGAVLVGKLNMDEFAMGSSCENSALGRTRNPWDPQRVPGGSSGGSATSVAARQVLGSFGTDTGGSIRLPASFCGITGLKPTYGRVSRYGVIAFASSLDQVGPMAASARGTALLLEAVAGKDPLDSTSIAAPVPDYIGTMTTDLAGVRLGVPREYFIEGLDAGVEASVRAAMKRLEELGAMLVEVSLPHTEYAVATYYIVATAEASSNLGRYDGVRYGLRRGEEGGLREMYGQTRDAGFGAEVKRRIMLGTYVLSAGYYDAYYLKAMRVRTLIRADFDDAFSVCDAIVTPTAPQTAFVVGSRTDDPLKMYLSDILTISVNLAGLPGMSVPCGFDSDGMPVGMQLIGRPLDEATLLRIAAAYEGATDWHRRMPQVAE; the protein is encoded by the coding sequence ATGAGCAGCGGCGGGCCTCTGAACGAGCTGCCGATCGAGGAGGCGTCGCGCCTGTTGCGCGAGCGTCAGATCAGCTCGCGCGAGCTGACGGTGGCCTGCCTGGCGCGCATCGAGGCCACCGACGGCGCCATCGGCAGCTTTCTCGAAGTGACCGCCGAGCATGCGCTCGCGCAGGCCGACGCCGCCGACGCGCGCCTGCGCACCGGCAATGACGTTACCGCGCTGACCGGGATTCCCATCGGTCTCAAGGACATCTTCCTGACCCGCGGCATTCGCACGACGTGCGCCTCCAGGATCCTCGAGCCGTTCGTGCCCACCTTCGATTCCACCGTCGTTGCACGCCTGGCGCGCGCGGGCGCGGTGCTGGTGGGCAAGCTCAACATGGACGAGTTTGCCATGGGCTCCTCCTGCGAGAATTCCGCGCTCGGCCGCACGCGCAACCCGTGGGATCCGCAGCGGGTGCCCGGCGGGTCCTCGGGCGGCTCGGCAACGTCGGTGGCCGCGCGGCAGGTGCTCGGCAGCTTCGGCACCGACACCGGCGGCTCCATCCGCCTGCCGGCATCGTTCTGCGGCATCACCGGACTCAAGCCCACCTATGGCCGCGTCAGCCGCTACGGCGTCATCGCGTTCGCCTCCTCGCTCGATCAGGTCGGGCCCATGGCGGCCAGCGCGCGCGGCACGGCGCTGCTGCTGGAGGCGGTCGCGGGAAAGGATCCGCTCGACTCCACCTCCATCGCCGCGCCGGTTCCCGACTACATCGGCACGATGACGACCGATCTGGCCGGAGTGCGCCTCGGCGTCCCGCGCGAGTACTTCATCGAAGGCCTGGATGCCGGCGTGGAGGCTTCGGTGCGCGCGGCCATGAAGAGACTGGAGGAGCTCGGCGCCATGCTCGTCGAGGTCAGCCTTCCGCACACCGAATACGCCGTGGCCACCTACTATATCGTCGCCACGGCCGAGGCCTCTTCGAACCTCGGCCGGTACGACGGCGTGCGCTACGGCCTGCGTCGTGGCGAGGAAGGCGGCCTGCGGGAGATGTACGGGCAGACGCGCGATGCCGGCTTCGGCGCCGAAGTGAAGCGCCGGATCATGCTCGGCACCTACGTCCTGTCGGCCGGCTACTACGACGCCTACTACCTCAAGGCGATGCGGGTGCGCACGCTGATCCGCGCCGATTTCGACGACGCGTTTTCGGTCTGCGATGCGATCGTGACGCCGACGGCACCGCAGACGGCGTTCGTGGTCGGCTCTCGCACCGACGATCCGCTCAAGATGTACCTGTCGGATATCCTGACGATCTCGGTCAACCTTGCCGGCCTTCCAGGAATGTCGGTGCCGTGCGGCTTCGATTCCGACGGCATGCCAGTAGGCATGCAGCTGATCGGACGTCCGCTCGACGAGGCTACGCTGCTTCGCATCGCGGCAGCCTACGAAGGCGCCACCGACTGGCACCGGCGCATGCCGCAGGTGGCCGAATGA
- the gatC gene encoding Asp-tRNA(Asn)/Glu-tRNA(Gln) amidotransferase subunit GatC, translating to MSITRADIERVAVLARLHLTGEEVDRLTTDLGRILEYVGKLGELDTTHVEPTSSVVAMSTPFREDAVTTGGDPDSAVANAPRRDDHYFVVPRIIE from the coding sequence ATGTCCATCACACGAGCCGACATCGAGCGCGTGGCCGTGCTGGCGCGGCTGCACCTGACGGGAGAAGAGGTCGATCGTCTGACGACGGATCTCGGCCGCATCCTCGAGTACGTCGGCAAGCTCGGCGAGCTCGACACCACTCACGTCGAGCCCACCTCCAGCGTCGTCGCCATGAGCACGCCGTTTCGCGAAGATGCCGTCACCACCGGCGGCGATCCGGACTCGGCCGTGGCCAATGCTCCGCGTCGCGACGATCACTACTTCGTCGTCCCCCGAATCATCGAATGA
- a CDS encoding YraN family protein, giving the protein MAHDGNPTIRRAAAGDASPPPRTNPRRALGIAGEEAAAAFLQRRGYRIVARNVRSPLGELDIVAIDGEVVVFVEVKTRRNGGALEAVDPRKQRRLTRLARAFLVGAGWSRCRARFDVVAVDGHGMACTHVVNAFDCPSDY; this is encoded by the coding sequence ATGGCCCACGATGGCAACCCAACCATTCGACGCGCCGCCGCCGGAGACGCCTCCCCGCCGCCGCGTACGAACCCGCGCCGCGCGCTCGGCATTGCCGGCGAAGAGGCCGCGGCTGCCTTCCTGCAGCGCCGCGGCTACCGCATCGTCGCGCGCAACGTGCGCAGCCCGCTCGGCGAGCTCGACATCGTCGCCATCGACGGAGAGGTGGTCGTATTCGTGGAGGTCAAGACGCGCCGCAACGGAGGAGCGCTCGAGGCCGTCGATCCTCGCAAGCAGCGCCGGCTGACGCGCCTGGCGCGAGCGTTCCTGGTAGGCGCTGGCTGGAGCCGGTGCCGCGCGCGCTTCGACGTGGTGGCGGTGGATGGTCACGGCATGGCTTGCACGCACGTCGTGAATGCCTTTGACTGCCCCTCCGACTACTGA
- the serS gene encoding serine--tRNA ligase, producing the protein MLDIRLLRDQTDMVRARLALVGCPDEELDRVLELDRRRRTLLTEVESMRSERKSSSRQIGGMKPGPEMELAKIAVRALGEKLASAEKELEQAESEFGRRMLELPNLPHPDVPPGPDDSANVVVRTEAATRTFEFEPRPHWDLGEALGIIDFDRGVKISGSRFYVLRGDGARLQRALITFMLDLHTREHGHVEVYPPAMVREECLYGTGNLPKFGENLYRDAEEDFYFVPTAEVPVTNLYRDEILDGASLPIRHVAYSPCFRREKMSAGRDVRGIKRGHQFDKVEMVKFVHPDTSDAELESLVACAEAVCRRLGIQHRIIQMCAGDLSFTAAMKFDIEVWAPGCKEWLEVSSCSNFTDFQARRANIRFRDENGKVRLVHTLNGSGLALPRVVIAVLETYQRADGTVEIPEALRPYMGGQTEIRRA; encoded by the coding sequence ATGCTCGACATCCGACTTCTGCGTGATCAAACAGACATGGTACGGGCCCGCCTCGCGCTGGTCGGCTGCCCCGACGAGGAGCTCGATCGCGTGCTCGAGCTCGACCGCCGCCGCCGCACGCTTCTGACCGAGGTCGAATCGATGCGATCGGAGCGTAAGAGCTCCTCACGGCAGATCGGCGGCATGAAGCCGGGGCCCGAGATGGAGCTTGCCAAGATCGCGGTGCGCGCGCTCGGCGAGAAGCTGGCGAGCGCCGAAAAGGAGCTCGAGCAGGCCGAGTCCGAGTTCGGCCGGCGCATGCTCGAACTGCCCAACCTTCCCCATCCCGATGTTCCACCCGGCCCCGACGACAGCGCCAACGTCGTCGTACGCACCGAAGCCGCCACGCGCACGTTCGAGTTCGAGCCGCGGCCGCACTGGGATCTCGGCGAGGCGCTGGGCATCATCGACTTCGACCGCGGCGTGAAGATTTCGGGATCGCGGTTCTACGTGCTGCGCGGCGACGGGGCGCGCCTGCAGCGCGCGCTCATCACGTTCATGCTCGACCTTCACACGCGCGAGCACGGCCACGTCGAGGTGTATCCGCCGGCGATGGTGCGCGAGGAGTGCTTGTACGGCACCGGCAACCTTCCCAAGTTCGGCGAGAACCTCTACCGCGACGCCGAAGAGGACTTCTACTTCGTGCCGACGGCCGAAGTGCCGGTGACCAACCTTTATCGCGACGAGATCCTCGACGGGGCGTCGCTGCCGATCCGCCACGTGGCCTACTCACCGTGCTTCCGCCGGGAGAAGATGTCGGCGGGGCGCGACGTGCGCGGCATCAAGCGCGGGCACCAGTTCGACAAGGTCGAAATGGTCAAGTTCGTCCATCCCGACACCTCCGACGCGGAGCTGGAGAGTCTCGTGGCATGCGCCGAGGCGGTCTGCCGGAGGCTCGGCATCCAGCATCGCATCATCCAGATGTGCGCCGGCGACCTGTCGTTCACCGCTGCGATGAAGTTCGACATCGAGGTGTGGGCGCCCGGCTGCAAGGAGTGGCTGGAGGTGAGCTCGTGCTCCAACTTCACCGACTTCCAGGCAAGACGAGCCAACATCCGTTTCCGCGATGAGAACGGCAAGGTGCGCCTGGTGCATACGCTGAACGGATCGGGCCTGGCGCTCCCGCGCGTGGTGATCGCGGTGCTGGAGACGTATCAGCGCGCCGACGGCACCGTGGAGATTCCCGAAGCGCTGCGGCCGTACATGGGCGGACAGACCGAGATCCGCCGCGCCTGA